One window of the Ananas comosus cultivar F153 linkage group 21, ASM154086v1, whole genome shotgun sequence genome contains the following:
- the LOC109726221 gene encoding uncharacterized protein LOC109726221 isoform X2: MDFKSMSRKELQALCKEHRLPANTTNSIMAESLASLLQGSDKIKRKGCLKGSGGSSGDDGGGGRRPAKKVTFTLQEEVLRFGESKAIRSPEKRRSSRRRSVIGSELIDLSNGAEEMRSTRSRSATGSVSSSAVAEVERDRVSVGDSHLGRTQVRRRGNSKDEGEKLEKNEKTRRGETRKRSRGVDYSGEMCGHVGNSNLRGEEPPLRRSRRNLLKSENSLVANGSIRSGEGIESTDKLGQNASEISNGEDKNYSSVHQEDESLAVGRRKLQRKQKKTDTEAERDTETWPSKHEAPMRRSTRKVIVSNVLEKGNTSLAGGKRESKRSGARCASKRIATTSSEDEIPLSDVETEEETKTVVETNEGPRRSRRNASKHTVTGVEITLPVTEKGINGGIINGRKNLKKRHPSEVDVSTVVTENLIAKTANKVNTLQKQQSDEVVEEPFVEARVASCETFGEAEALEGHRLNEEPKRRSRRNISKYKLCAPADEITEKKREVKRTKAALLVQAIPVLESEADEVVDKATPQDDLSLNQDNDNSCQESIRNAVTNDASDHKLLEETPKMLDMNDEEGLVIVISGKKQSSQNPNKEAENCKYGDTVFLEESNTAEKLDGSINKQDNSEEMEYDDGEISIPRCLDTSYEIIETTVDDNVCLNPESVLDHDGVTEVDSETLSHVDMKDSASSADRKKLEEQINNQSAVQFVDAESGGSIFIVGGSCNSEVAINSQCTVIGHSEGFSSQTAPETCPLVDWKTTATSLSHDAVEAANGCSPTDTANDQDECLQPSNVAIISELGDYSEKLKRVRPQTGPCNVTPKTILSVERTRKICNRMKDSGQTQIIGEVGGSNARAAKDDVSTYNGDDMFVTSKTKVDSINLEEAEVRMNEDHTKLVGNEIACKPHIQDDDDGKYVNIDEISLDSRSPEFVNKDNWVAPGAQLQALETIYKMETEVSLVMAKCSPTASQENCDEIESSEFQGAINHDKRNDRNVVSMLEEKMKPVPFSSEMNVQNEFEEKKAMVKITNEIVGKTDCHESDKLPEVSDLLEISTSKVDELECRDDLFSVKNRVTASSNKRKRQEVGADLGYTTSVDLRTSDNMPECDLTSIALEANGGVSIEKSKEAVHKTAPSSANTEMTTADEVTVTLELSSKKFLPENGEALGFLNERPNLSSMGAEFAGERDASVEERSIVNSMEAELLPENIEASEQSSFEISLIETKSFSGFIQQSCSLASCELTEHSAGISADNLRAKFEAAETQKKLDKTIEKLFLVLSTLKDGNSVAGETICTNGFPLARDTEEAERIQSSQLPGSPDCLKIQDMFDEPDSRSYLFERGNIEETSGTEQARNTPNDIMQTFEQDFVDYEENAESCSISKNVTEQNGTGTISEEQYENDIVDNHVTPGALLHTEEGKQSPLSGSTNLMSLSSSHFQVIDKPESPGNNNGGTAVEYSSTARHSLIGFKDFSAEIPENSLVDHGFALESINWESGKKDYHVNSGCEKSIASQPTADLRHTDEPDVGNNEVSEDRMKLVEKNAGCKNHDQCSDNDGKHGEIDEVSFDSMSQEFISETNWVAPGAHLPSLEALFCVEREVPAIMTDCSQTTTQEHSVDNDSCEFTGETANKSERSHKTVAPMESEKMTTVPFLLDTTVENEVEVQKNLADLASDCLEMIYVADDPPARIGLDLSANGDKSQEEGTNLGYGNSVDLKTSDEMEVSVTKKLCTEVVEPFDAVSCYKENTNQDFVEKPEEAIDKPTPQSAKTEMIITEEITVGKELDSEEQLQPQSSDIVDQSVGTVGDQCILNNSEAENVEATESSHGTSFVENRSISNLIQQDCGSDSRQVMEVSNSISVDNHASNLEETDSSQCQDRVEEICHQLPSVSILNAKKFGNTSCNSAITADKNKENTPAIKINHSNKRNVDKSTTKSLLRRPLQIIHSSKAELL, encoded by the exons ATGGATTTCAAATCCATGAGTAGGAAAGAGCTCCAAGCGCTATGCAAGGAGCATCGCCTCCCCGCGAACACCACCAATTCGATCATGGCCGAGAGCCTCGCCTCGCTTCTCCAG GGTAGTGATAAGATTAAGCGGAAGGGTTGCTTGAAGGGCTCCGGCGGAAGCAGCGGCGATgatggcggaggagggaggcggCCTGCGAAGAAGGTCACCTTCACTTTACAAGAGGAGGTGCTTCGATTTGGGGAATCTAAAGCAATACGATCTCCCGAGAAGAGGAGATCTAGTCGTAGAAGATCTGTAATTGGTTCTGAACTAATCGATTTAAGTAATGGAGCGGAGGAGATGAGGAGTACAAGGTCGCGTTCCGCAACAGGTTCAGTTTCATCCTCTGCTGTGGCCGAGGTTGAGCGCGATCGTGTTTCGGTTGGAGATTCACATTTAGGAAGAACCCAAGTGAGGAGAAGGGGTAATTCAAAGGATGAAGGTGAGAAATtggagaaaaatgagaaaactAGGAGAGGTGAAACCCGTAAACGGAGCAGAGGTGTGGATTACAGTGGAGAAATGTGTGGTCATGTAGGAAATTCTAATCTTCGTGGAGAAGAGCCTCCTCTCCGGCGATCGAGGCGTAACCTTTTAAAATCTGAGAATTCTTTAGTAGCAAATGGGAGCATAAGATCTGGCGAAGGGATTGAATCTACGGACAAACTGGGGCAAAATGCTTCAGAAATTAGCAATGGCGAAGACAAGAACTACTCATCTGTGCACCAGGAAGATGAGAGTTTAGCAGTTGGAAGGAGAAAGTTGCAAAGAAAACAGAAGAAAACTGATACTGAAGCTGAAAGGGACACTGAAACTTGGCCCTCAAAACATGAAGCTCCTATGAGAAGATCAACACGGAAAGTTATAGTGTCTAATGTGCTTGAGAAGGGTAATACTTCATTAGCAGGCGGGAAAAGAGAATCAAAGAGATCAGGAGCTAGATGTGCCTCGAAAAGAATTGCTACTACAAGTTCTGAAGATGAAATTCCATTGTCTGATGTAGAAACTGAAGAGGAGACAAAAACAGTCGTGGAGACAAATGAAGGTCCGAGACGTTCAAGGCGCAATGCTTCAAAGCATACTGTAACTGGAGTTGAGATTACTCTTCCTGTCACCGAGAAAGGAATAAATGGTGGTATTATTAATGGTCGCAAAAACTTAAAGAAGCGTCATCCATCTGAAGTAGATGTCTCTACAGTTGTAACTGAGAATTTGATAGCTAAAACGGCGAATAAAGTGAACACATTGCAGAAGCAGCAGAGCGATGAAGTTGTAGAGGAGCCATTTGTAGAAGCTCGTGTTGCTAGTTGTGAAACTTTTGGAGAAGCTGAAGCTTTAGAAGGTCATAGACTAAATGAGGAGCCGAAAAGGCGTTCAAGGcgcaatatttcaaaatataagttATGTGCCCCTGCTGATGAGATTactgagaagaagagagaggtaAAAAGAACAAAAGCAGCTCTTTTGGTACAAGCCATTCCTGTCCTGGAGAGTGAAGCTGATGAGGTAGTTGACAAGGCAACACCGCAAGATGATCTTAGTCTCAATCAAGATAATGACAATTCCTGCCAAGAGAGCATCAGGAATGCTGTTACTAATGATGCATCAGATCATAAATTATTGGAAGAGACTCCTAAAATGTTGGACATGAATGATGAGGAGGGCTTGGTCATAGTAATTAGTGGTAAGAAACAATCAAGTCAGAATCCAAATAAAGAAGCTGAAAATTGTAAATACGGGGATACTGTTTTCTTAGAAGAGAGCAATACAGCTGAAAAGTTGGATGGATCAATTAATAAGCAGGATAACTCTGAGGAAATGGAATACGATGATGGAGAAATTTCTATCCCCAGGTGTCTTGATACATCTTATGAAATAATTGAGACTACTGTAGATGACAATGTATGTTTAAATCCTGAGTCTGTTCTGGATCATGATGGTGTAACAGAAGTTGATTCAGAAACTCTTTCTCATGTTGATATGAAGGATTCTGCTTCATCAGCTGATAGAAAGAAACTTGAAGAGCAGATCAATAATCAATCAGCTGTGCAGTTTGTTGATGCAGAATCTGGTGGATCGATCTTTATAGTGGGCGGTAGCTGTAACTCTGAAGTTGCCATTAATTCCCAATGTACTGTTATAGGGCATTCTGAAGGATTCTCATCACAAACTGCCCCTGAGACATGTCCATTGGTTGATTGGAAAACAACTGCTACAAGTTTAAGTCATGATGCTGTTGAAGCGGCTAACGGTTGCTCACCAACTGATACTGCTAATGATCAAG ATGAATGTCTTCAACCTTCAAATGTCGCCATTATCAGTGAATTGGGTGACTATTCAGAAAAGCTTAAGCGAGTCAGGCCTCAAACAGGGCCTTGTAATGTTACTCCAAAGACCATTCTATCTGTTGAAAGGACACGTAAAATATGTAATCGTATGAAGGACTCCGGTCAAACTCAAATTATTGGAGAGGTTGGTGGCTCTAATGCAAGAGCTGCAAAAGATGATGTCAGTACTTATAATGGAGATGACATGTTTGTTACATCTAAAACTAAGGTGGATTCAATAAATCTTGAAGAGGCTGAAGTCCGCATGAATGAAGATCACACAAAGCTGGTGGGAAATGAGATAGCTTGCAAGCCCCACATACAAGATGACGATGATG GGAAATATGTCAACATTGATGAGATTTCTTTGGATTCGAGGTCACCAGAATTCGTTAATAAAGATAATTGGGTTGCACCAGGTGCACAATTACAGGCATTGGAGACCATATATAAGATGGAAACTGAAGTCTCTTTGGTCATGGCCAAGTGTTCTCCTACCGCAAGTCAAGAGAACTGTGATGAGATTGAAAGTTCCGAGTTTCAAGGTGCAATCAATCATGACAAAAGAAATGACAGAAATGTGGTTTCAATGTTGGAAGAAAAGATGAAGCCTGTGCCATTTTCATCAGAAATGAATGTTCAAAATGAATTCGAAGAGAAGAAGGCTATGGTGAAAATTACCAATGAGATTGTTGGGAAGACAGATTGTCATGAATCAGACAAACTTCCTGAAGTGAGCGATTTATTGGAAATTTCTACTTCCAAAGTTGATGAATTAGAGTGTCGTG ATGATCTTTTTTCTGTCAAAAATAGGGTAACTGCATCTAGTAATAAGCGTAAGAGACAGGAGGTAGGAGCGGACTTGGGTTATACAACTTCAGTGGATCTTAGAACTTCAGATAATATGCCGGAATGTGATTTAACTTCTATTGCATTAGAAGCTAATGGAGGAGTTTCTATAGAAAAGTCTAAGGAGGCTGTACATAAAACTGCTCCCAGTTCTGCTAATACTGAGATGACAACAGCTGATGAAGTCACAGTTACATTGGAACTCAGTAGCAAAAAATTCCTTCCTGAAAATGGAGAAGCATTAGGTTTTTTAAATGAACGGCCCAACTTGAGCTCTATGGGTGCTGAATTTGCTGGTGAAAGAGATGCATCAGTGGAAGAGAGAAGCATTGTCAACAGCATGGAAGCTGAATTATTACCTGAAAATATTGAAGCTAGCGAACAATCTTCTTTTGAAATTTCTTTGATCGAAACTAAAAGCTTTAGTGGTTTTATCCAGCAAAGTTGCAGCCTAGCTTCTTGTGAATTGACAGAACATTCAGCAGGAATCTCAGCTGATAACCTTCGAGCAAAGTTTGAGG CTGCAGAGACGCAGAAGAAACTGGATAAAACAATAGAGAAACTGTTTCTGGTGTTGTCTACCCTAAAAGATGGTAATTCAGTAGCTGGAGAAACTATTTGCACTAACGGATTTCCACTTGCTAGAGACACTGAAGAAGCTGAACGAATCCAAAGCAGCCAACTTCCGGGGTCACCGGACTGTCTTAAAATTCAGGACATGTTTGATGAACCTGATAGTCGATCCTACTTGTTTGAGAGAG GCAACATAGAAGAAACATCTGGCACTGAGCAAGCAAGGAACACACCAAATGATATAATGCAAACATTTGAGCAGGACTTTGTAGATTATGAAGAGAATGCTGAAAGTTGCAGCATCTCTAAGAATGTTACAGAGCAAAATGGTACAGGGACAATTTCAGAAGAACAATATGAGAATGATATAGTAGATAATCATGTTACACCTGGAGCACTATTACACACTGAAGAGGGCAAACAATCTCCCTTATCTGGTTCTACTAatctcatgtctctaagttcAAGTCACTTCCAAG TTATTGATAAACCTGAATCACCTGGAAATAATAATGGTGGAACAGCCGTTGAATATTCATCTACTGCAAGGCATTCATTAATTGGGTTCAAGGACTTTTCCGCTGAAATTCCAGAAAATTCTTTGGTAGATCATGGCTTTGCCCTCGAAAGTATTAACTGGGAGAGTGGGAAGAAAGACTATCATGTAAACAGTGGATGTGAAAAGTCTATTGCATCCCAACCAACAGCAGATTTGAGGCATACTGATGAGCCAGATGTTGGCAATAATGAGGTGAGCGAAGATCGCATGAAGCTAGTGGAAAAGAATGCAGGTTGCAAGAACCACGACCAGTGTAGTGACAATGATG GGAAACATGGCGAGATCGATGAGGTTTCATTTGATTCAATGTCACAAGAATTCATAAGCGAAACAAATTGGGTTGCTCCAGGTGCTCATTTACCTTCTTTGGAGGCCCTATTTTGTGTCGAAAGGGAAGTTCCTGCTATCATGACTGACTGTTCTCAGACAACAACTCAAGAGCACAGCGTTGACAATGATAGTTGTGAGTTTACAGGTGAAACTGCTAACAAGAGTGAAAGAAGTCACAAAACTGTAGCACCAATGGAGTCTGAAAAGATGACCACTGTTCCATTCTTATTAGACACCACTGTTGAAAATGAAGTCGAAGTACAAAAGAATCTTGCGGATCTCGCCAGCGATTGCCTTGAGATGATATATG TTGCAGATGATCCGCCTGCCAGAATAGGGCTAGATCTATCTGCTAATGGGGACAAGAGTCAGGAAGAAGGAACAAATCTGGGTTATGGAAATTCAGTGGATCTTAAGACTTCAGATGAAATGGAGGTATCAGTTACAAAGAAATTGTGTACCGAAGTAGTAGAGCCATTTGACGCAGTGAGTTGTTATAAGGAAAATACTAATCAAGATTTCGTAGAAAAACCTGAGGAGGCTATAGATAAACCCACTCCCCAGTCAGCTAAAACTGAGATGATTATAACCGAAGAAATAACAGTTGGTAAGGAACTTGACAGCGAAGAACAGTTGCAACCGCAAAGTTCTGATATTGTTGATCAAAGTGTTGGAACAGTTGGAGATCAATGCATTTTAAACAACAGCGAAGCTGAAAATGTTGAGGCTACTGAATCATCTCATGGGACTTCTTTTGTTGAAAATAGAAGCATCAGCAATTTGATTCAGCAGGATTGTGGTTCAGATTCTCGTCAAGTGATGGAAGTTTCAAATAGTATATCAGTTGATAACCATGCATCAAACCTTGAGG AAACAGATTCATCACAATGTCAAGATAGAGTGGAGGAAATATGCCACCAGTTGCCGAGTGTAAGCATACTTAATGCAAAGAAATTCGGTAATACAAGTTGCAATAGTGCAATTACCGCAGACAAAAACAAGGAGAATACCCCAGCTATCAAAATAAATCATTCAAACAAGCGCAACGTGGATAAATCAACAACAAAGAGTTTGTTGAGACGGCCACTACAGATTATTCATAGCAGTAAGGCAGAACTGTTATGA